Proteins found in one Alicyclobacillus cycloheptanicus genomic segment:
- a CDS encoding PepSY domain-containing protein has translation MGRLKWWLIGAGAVCIALVAALCVGAWNEISSEWQVEQAAAQYALNHSPIDHIQGHDVFTGAGTEEVFYGQDAFGHDWYAFVDGSPFSIQIQSASGILSAAKVQKAALANQVKPISEHIGYLNQAAASSFSAKAGPVWEIYGTTPSGKHVYLYVNARTGKQLWKYVLQQNATAGGILN, from the coding sequence ATGGGGCGGCTAAAGTGGTGGCTCATCGGGGCGGGTGCCGTATGTATCGCATTGGTTGCGGCGCTGTGTGTCGGCGCCTGGAACGAGATCTCCAGCGAGTGGCAGGTGGAGCAGGCAGCTGCGCAGTATGCGCTGAACCACTCGCCGATTGACCATATTCAAGGACACGATGTGTTTACAGGCGCGGGTACAGAGGAAGTGTTCTACGGCCAGGACGCGTTTGGACATGATTGGTATGCGTTTGTGGACGGTAGTCCGTTTTCGATTCAAATTCAATCCGCAAGCGGTATCTTGTCTGCGGCAAAGGTACAAAAAGCGGCGCTTGCGAATCAGGTCAAACCCATCAGTGAACACATCGGTTATCTGAACCAGGCTGCGGCGTCTTCCTTCTCGGCCAAAGCAGGTCCCGTCTGGGAAATTTACGGAACCACGCCGAGCGGAAAGCATGTCTACTTGTACGTCAACGCAAGAACGGGCAAGCAGCTGTGGAAATATGTTCTGCAACAGAATGCCACTGCTGGTGGTATACTGAACTAG
- the surE gene encoding 5'/3'-nucleotidase SurE produces MRILISNDDGIHADGIRALTKVLAAFGEVVVVAPDSQRSASSHAISIRDRLYVDEVDMGVPGVQGYSVTGTPVDCVKWAVALLGQDQPFDFMASGINEGHNLATDVLYSGTLAAAGEAALLGIPAVAFSLTGPEFPFDDAAQVAAKIFAWAITLGLPADTFLNVNLPPACRQAPWAITQLGARGYESHFRQSQDDQGRVYYRHAAETLEETVGDDADTRAVDAGKISITPLIYRFTNDSILDSLKSALETLTPSRTGES; encoded by the coding sequence ATGCGGATATTAATTTCGAATGACGATGGCATTCACGCCGATGGCATTCGTGCACTCACCAAGGTGCTCGCGGCGTTTGGGGAAGTGGTGGTCGTTGCCCCAGACAGTCAGCGCAGCGCGTCGAGTCATGCCATTTCCATCCGAGACCGCCTGTACGTGGATGAGGTCGACATGGGCGTTCCCGGTGTTCAGGGATATTCGGTCACTGGCACGCCCGTGGACTGTGTGAAGTGGGCGGTCGCCCTGCTCGGACAGGACCAGCCGTTTGACTTTATGGCGTCCGGCATCAACGAGGGCCACAACCTCGCCACGGACGTCCTGTACTCGGGGACGCTCGCGGCTGCCGGAGAAGCGGCGCTGCTTGGCATTCCGGCAGTTGCCTTTTCGCTGACGGGCCCAGAATTTCCGTTCGACGATGCGGCGCAGGTCGCCGCGAAGATTTTTGCCTGGGCAATCACGCTCGGCCTGCCCGCCGACACGTTCCTGAACGTCAATCTGCCACCCGCCTGCCGCCAAGCCCCGTGGGCCATCACCCAGCTGGGTGCGCGCGGATACGAGTCGCACTTCCGTCAAAGCCAGGATGACCAGGGGCGGGTGTACTACCGGCACGCAGCGGAAACGCTGGAGGAGACTGTCGGAGACGACGCGGACACCCGGGCTGTTGACGCCGGCAAAATCAGCATCACCCCGCTGATCTACCGTTTTACAAACGATTCGATCCTTGATAGTCTAAAATCGGCCCTTGAAACCTTGACGCCATCTAGGACAGGTGAATCATAA
- a CDS encoding glucosaminidase domain-containing protein, whose amino-acid sequence MAASLAAAAMSLSVVSLAASPAEAATYSMHTASIVLNGKKFVSPPEFAYQGTTYMPIYYVDDVFKTLGFTDTFDGSTHPKVWKLTTPALDKLQLSLNAHSGNINLYVNGQLCEQEIPSIAAEPPGGKQATTFVPIWYIQQIFKQLGIVDQWNGTVRKWTLTSKYSAYNKAGDKLGTYQTLQAAENALAKYSGGDVENSNGQVIYTQPSFSNVDLRFPAPSQLTAAAIDQILGSHSSPLQGLGATIIEAQQTYSVDANYLVSHAVEESTWGTSQIALNNNDLYGYGATDQSNGAAAGMFPSEAYAILFQAFEVRNNYLTPDASNWGGAPTLNGMHKNYASDPNWATNIENVMEQFALDTNTTVKNYVQYDPNASKPVPQPASSTEPVYWLNGAAGTTQAPSTYYSGTPVFSDSDTGANELYARPLQVVPGQPYESGPDVKELQLALNQMGANLTVDGIFGPDTQTAVETYLDASGVVTDEDWPKVLEELQSPGPQILPAGQNVQIDQVKMGMVGGDVAEWVHIQDPVDNVAGWTPASAVQWSNVYRLGVDDPTNPSEVNIPVKAPSDPSNQIATLRAGDTIVAQSTQASGGYYTIQFANPSSMTSDSEPQMETGLVSASSVSLDNWASFH is encoded by the coding sequence ATGGCTGCGTCACTCGCCGCTGCTGCGATGAGCCTGTCCGTGGTGAGCCTTGCTGCATCACCCGCAGAGGCCGCGACGTACAGTATGCATACGGCGAGCATCGTCCTGAATGGGAAAAAGTTCGTTTCCCCACCGGAGTTCGCGTACCAGGGCACGACCTACATGCCGATTTACTACGTCGACGATGTGTTCAAAACACTGGGGTTCACTGATACCTTTGACGGCTCGACCCATCCGAAGGTGTGGAAACTGACGACACCTGCGTTGGACAAGCTTCAACTCTCCCTGAACGCGCATTCGGGCAACATCAACCTCTACGTCAATGGGCAGCTGTGTGAGCAGGAGATACCGAGCATCGCGGCCGAGCCGCCCGGCGGCAAGCAGGCGACGACGTTTGTCCCCATTTGGTACATCCAACAAATCTTCAAACAGCTCGGCATCGTCGACCAGTGGAACGGGACGGTCCGCAAGTGGACCCTCACAAGCAAGTACAGTGCCTACAACAAAGCAGGGGACAAGCTCGGCACCTATCAGACGCTGCAGGCCGCGGAGAACGCGCTGGCCAAGTATTCGGGCGGTGACGTGGAGAACTCGAACGGTCAGGTGATTTACACACAGCCGTCGTTTTCCAACGTCGACCTGCGCTTTCCGGCGCCGTCCCAACTGACAGCGGCCGCGATCGACCAAATCCTAGGCAGTCATTCGTCACCCTTGCAGGGACTTGGCGCCACCATCATCGAAGCACAACAAACCTACAGTGTGGACGCAAACTACCTTGTCTCTCATGCTGTGGAAGAGAGTACATGGGGCACGAGTCAAATCGCCCTCAACAACAATGATTTGTACGGGTACGGGGCCACGGACCAAAGCAACGGTGCGGCGGCAGGCATGTTTCCCAGTGAAGCGTACGCGATTTTGTTCCAAGCCTTCGAGGTGCGCAACAACTACTTGACACCCGACGCATCGAATTGGGGAGGGGCACCCACCCTGAACGGCATGCACAAAAATTACGCTTCCGATCCCAATTGGGCAACCAACATCGAAAACGTCATGGAGCAGTTCGCGCTCGACACCAACACGACAGTCAAAAACTATGTACAATATGACCCGAATGCCTCGAAGCCTGTGCCGCAGCCGGCTTCCTCGACGGAACCTGTGTACTGGTTGAACGGCGCGGCAGGAACGACGCAGGCGCCCTCGACGTACTATAGCGGAACCCCTGTGTTCAGCGACAGCGACACGGGCGCGAACGAGTTGTACGCGCGTCCACTGCAGGTCGTTCCCGGCCAGCCCTATGAAAGTGGACCGGACGTCAAAGAATTGCAGCTGGCACTCAACCAAATGGGCGCCAACCTCACGGTTGACGGCATCTTCGGCCCAGATACACAAACTGCCGTCGAAACCTACCTTGACGCAAGTGGCGTCGTGACCGATGAAGACTGGCCGAAGGTTCTCGAGGAATTACAAAGCCCTGGACCGCAGATTCTGCCCGCAGGGCAGAACGTTCAAATCGACCAAGTCAAAATGGGCATGGTCGGGGGAGACGTGGCGGAGTGGGTACACATCCAAGACCCAGTGGACAACGTAGCAGGATGGACCCCCGCATCTGCTGTGCAGTGGTCAAATGTGTATCGGCTCGGCGTCGATGACCCAACAAATCCGAGTGAAGTCAATATTCCGGTCAAAGCTCCATCCGATCCGTCCAACCAAATCGCGACCCTCCGTGCTGGCGACACGATTGTCGCACAGAGCACTCAGGCTTCCGGCGGGTATTACACGATTCAATTTGCCAATCCGTCCTCGATGACATCTGATTCGGAACCGCAAATGGAGACAGGGCTCGTATCAGCATCTTCCGTCTCTCTCGATAATTGGGCAAGTTTTCATTGA
- a CDS encoding AAA family ATPase, protein MIKEWVIGIGVAVLLFLAFLGANVLPLFFLAALAVGFWVMMERRTAVPAVSRDAPVKHQVSFDQIGGQDHAKRELMEALDFLRYRDRIKSLGIRPLKGILLTGPPGTGKTLMAKAAATYTDSVFLSAAGSEFVEMYVGVGAQRVRDIFRRARAMAKKENKDSAIVFIDEIDVVGGRRGQFSHQEYDQTLNQLLTEMDGMSTTTTPLVLVIAATNRPDILDSALLRPGRFDRQIRVDLPDKDGRLHILKIQTEGKPLAADVDMEHIARETYGFSGAQLEALVNEAAIIALRQDKKEITQEMFRDAVDKVLMGEKTGRRPTEEELQRVAVHEIGHAIVSELMRPGTVSHITIAPRGNALGFVRQIPESDRYLYTVEQLKQQINVALGGCLAEELHYGNRSTGAQNDFVQASSLAGTMVKCGLSRLGIVDEEHLQESVLDTEVRYILSEQEKETRELLRPYKDDIANFANFVVEQESIDGAVFRDWLEKTVQPAVKERVAAIPMLPPHTGEVGLNA, encoded by the coding sequence TTGATCAAGGAATGGGTTATTGGCATTGGTGTTGCCGTTCTCCTGTTCTTGGCGTTTTTGGGGGCGAATGTCCTGCCGCTGTTTTTCCTGGCCGCGCTGGCCGTCGGCTTCTGGGTGATGATGGAGCGTCGAACGGCCGTGCCCGCGGTCTCGCGGGATGCGCCAGTCAAGCACCAGGTATCGTTTGACCAAATTGGCGGGCAGGACCATGCGAAGCGAGAGTTGATGGAGGCACTCGATTTCCTGCGCTACCGCGATCGCATTAAATCGCTCGGCATTCGGCCGCTCAAAGGGATTTTGCTGACCGGGCCGCCGGGCACCGGCAAGACCCTGATGGCGAAGGCTGCTGCAACGTATACGGACTCTGTCTTTTTGTCTGCAGCAGGCAGCGAGTTTGTCGAGATGTATGTCGGCGTTGGTGCCCAGCGCGTCCGTGACATATTTCGCCGCGCGCGGGCGATGGCTAAGAAAGAAAACAAAGACAGCGCCATCGTGTTCATCGACGAGATCGACGTCGTGGGCGGACGCCGCGGCCAATTCAGCCACCAGGAGTACGACCAGACGCTCAACCAGCTGCTCACGGAAATGGACGGGATGTCGACCACAACCACACCGCTGGTGCTGGTGATCGCGGCGACCAACCGGCCTGACATTCTGGATTCCGCGCTGCTTCGGCCGGGACGTTTCGACCGCCAGATTCGCGTGGATTTGCCGGACAAAGACGGGCGCCTGCACATTCTGAAAATCCAGACTGAGGGAAAGCCGTTGGCGGCAGATGTGGACATGGAGCACATCGCGCGCGAAACCTACGGATTCTCCGGTGCCCAGTTGGAAGCGTTGGTCAACGAGGCGGCCATCATAGCCTTGCGGCAGGATAAGAAGGAAATCACACAGGAAATGTTCCGCGACGCTGTGGACAAAGTCCTGATGGGCGAGAAGACAGGGCGTCGTCCGACGGAGGAAGAACTGCAGCGGGTCGCGGTCCACGAGATTGGCCACGCGATTGTCAGCGAGTTGATGCGCCCAGGCACCGTGTCGCACATTACCATTGCGCCGCGCGGCAACGCGCTGGGGTTTGTTCGGCAGATTCCGGAGAGCGACCGCTACCTGTACACGGTCGAACAATTGAAGCAGCAAATCAACGTTGCGCTCGGCGGGTGCCTGGCGGAGGAACTGCACTATGGCAACCGCAGCACCGGCGCGCAGAACGACTTTGTGCAAGCTTCCAGCCTGGCAGGGACGATGGTCAAGTGCGGGTTGTCGAGGCTGGGCATTGTCGACGAGGAGCACTTGCAGGAGAGTGTGCTGGACACGGAAGTTCGCTACATTCTCTCCGAACAGGAGAAAGAGACACGCGAACTGCTCCGGCCTTACAAAGACGACATCGCAAACTTTGCAAACTTTGTCGTTGAGCAAGAAAGCATCGACGGGGCGGTGTTCCGGGATTGGCTCGAAAAGACGGTGCAGCCAGCTGTCAAGGAGCGCGTCGCGGCCATCCCGATGCTGCCGCCCCACACTGGTGAAGTGGGGCTGAACGCCTGA
- a CDS encoding FAD-dependent oxidoreductase has translation MYDIAVIGAGPAGASAAIFTAKAGQKTILFDSDQGMTKRALVRNHYGIEEITGPDLVATGIRQAQNFGAEFVETKVTNLTKDADGFTIETEQGTYQAKYVILTSGLWADLAEQVGLKTKPATEPRIKTNVEVDPSGRTNVDGIWAAGTIAGVSVHTIITAGDGARVAINLLSEIKGERHVDHDILQPK, from the coding sequence ATGTATGACATTGCAGTGATTGGCGCAGGACCCGCGGGCGCAAGCGCAGCCATCTTTACCGCCAAGGCGGGGCAGAAGACCATCCTGTTCGACAGCGACCAGGGCATGACAAAGCGCGCACTGGTCCGCAACCATTATGGTATCGAGGAAATTACTGGCCCCGATTTGGTCGCGACTGGGATTCGACAGGCACAAAACTTTGGTGCAGAATTTGTGGAGACCAAGGTCACCAACCTCACCAAAGATGCCGATGGGTTTACCATCGAGACAGAACAGGGAACGTACCAGGCCAAGTACGTGATCCTCACCAGCGGCTTGTGGGCGGACCTGGCGGAGCAGGTCGGCCTGAAGACGAAGCCTGCTACGGAACCGCGCATCAAGACCAACGTGGAAGTCGACCCGTCCGGGCGGACCAATGTTGACGGCATCTGGGCGGCTGGCACCATCGCAGGTGTCAGTGTGCATACCATCATCACAGCGGGCGACGGAGCGAGGGTCGCTATCAACCTGCTCAGCGAAATCAAAGGCGAGCGTCATGTCGATCACGACATTCTCCAGCCCAAATAA
- a CDS encoding DnaD domain-containing protein, whose amino-acid sequence MNSSERRGHASDFLSASFVSVPFEWIARFTELGLTPDEFMVLLQILAAAQVQHKELLSPQELGDACGMSADAAGTLVSGLVSKGVLAIGERSDENGSQCNFFDLSPLWEKLQGAPEPTPEPKRLDPVSLFEAEFGRPLSGFECEQIRQWMERDEHPEWLIVEALREAVLTNKYSFKYIDRVLYDWQRNRIRTKQELENYRQSFRDRAKAREEAAAGLQSNTKRSASAARTSTRTPNQETRDERYAAFYQLFPES is encoded by the coding sequence GTGAATTCGTCCGAACGGCGTGGACATGCTTCCGACTTCCTCAGTGCATCGTTTGTCAGTGTCCCTTTCGAATGGATTGCCCGATTTACCGAACTGGGTCTGACACCCGATGAGTTCATGGTCCTGCTGCAGATTCTGGCAGCCGCGCAGGTACAGCACAAAGAGCTGTTGTCGCCTCAGGAGCTGGGTGATGCCTGCGGCATGTCCGCGGACGCTGCCGGTACCTTGGTCTCCGGGCTTGTCTCAAAGGGCGTGTTGGCCATCGGGGAGCGAAGTGACGAAAACGGCTCGCAGTGCAATTTCTTCGACCTGTCGCCTTTGTGGGAGAAGCTGCAGGGGGCTCCAGAGCCAACACCCGAACCCAAGCGGCTGGACCCTGTGTCGCTGTTTGAAGCAGAGTTTGGCCGGCCCCTGTCCGGCTTTGAATGTGAACAAATCCGCCAGTGGATGGAGCGCGATGAACACCCCGAATGGCTCATCGTGGAGGCGCTGCGGGAAGCCGTCCTGACGAACAAATACAGCTTCAAGTACATCGACCGCGTGCTGTACGATTGGCAGCGCAATCGAATTCGAACCAAGCAGGAACTGGAGAACTACCGACAGAGTTTTCGCGACCGGGCCAAGGCGCGGGAGGAAGCAGCTGCCGGCCTCCAGTCGAACACCAAGCGAAGCGCCTCGGCCGCCCGCACAAGCACACGCACACCCAATCAGGAAACCCGTGACGAACGCTACGCAGCGTTCTATCAACTCTTTCCGGAAAGCTGA
- the ligD gene encoding non-homologous end-joining DNA ligase: MDVEPLVPMEPVRVDIIPTGSDWVSQVKWDGVRVLTYAMAGHVELYNRRRRRRTLHYPELVDCKRYCDADAVILDGEVVALGANGTPDFHQVMKRDAIRRFERVPVVQRAVPIHYMVFDILYYNGQWLTDRPFGDRFALLERVIRPSDVVQVVTTTNDGPALYQAMETFDMEGIVAKRVDSTYRIGEKVDTWRKIKRYRDLVAVIGGYTLGDNGVINALLLGMYDEAGALHYIGHVGTGRLTQEEWRSLTTRLQALAAQNRPFAEPPSRSRSGSAPVHWVLPVVTVKVHYAEWTRGRSLRQPSVQSITNIPPTACILRADLMRP; encoded by the coding sequence ATGGACGTGGAGCCGCTGGTGCCAATGGAACCGGTCCGGGTGGACATCATCCCCACCGGATCGGACTGGGTTTCGCAAGTCAAGTGGGATGGTGTTCGCGTGTTGACGTACGCGATGGCGGGTCATGTCGAGTTGTATAATCGCAGACGGCGCCGGCGCACCCTGCACTATCCCGAACTCGTTGACTGCAAGCGTTATTGCGATGCAGACGCCGTCATCTTGGATGGAGAGGTTGTCGCGCTGGGCGCCAACGGAACGCCGGATTTTCATCAGGTCATGAAGCGGGACGCCATCAGGCGATTCGAGCGCGTGCCTGTCGTGCAGCGTGCGGTGCCCATCCACTACATGGTCTTCGACATCCTCTATTACAACGGCCAGTGGCTCACGGACCGGCCTTTCGGCGACCGCTTTGCGCTGCTCGAACGCGTGATTCGCCCGAGTGACGTCGTTCAGGTGGTGACGACCACCAACGACGGGCCCGCACTGTACCAGGCCATGGAAACGTTCGATATGGAAGGCATTGTCGCCAAACGGGTGGACTCTACCTACCGCATTGGCGAAAAAGTGGACACCTGGCGCAAGATTAAGCGGTATCGCGACCTTGTGGCGGTCATCGGGGGATACACGCTCGGCGACAACGGCGTGATCAACGCGCTGCTGCTGGGCATGTACGACGAGGCAGGCGCCTTGCATTACATTGGACACGTGGGGACCGGGCGCCTGACGCAGGAAGAGTGGCGTTCCCTGACGACCCGTCTGCAGGCATTGGCCGCACAAAACCGCCCCTTCGCCGAGCCGCCGTCCCGCTCCAGAAGCGGCAGTGCACCCGTGCATTGGGTGTTACCCGTCGTGACCGTGAAAGTCCATTACGCAGAGTGGACGCGCGGCCGCTCGCTCCGCCAGCCAAGCGTTCAATCCATCACGAACATTCCGCCGACGGCGTGCATCCTCCGCGCCGACCTGATGCGACCCTGA
- a CDS encoding YpmA family protein, producing the protein MDDKLSVIGTHICTATDDLYQLVDFLNRNLKDKNVIFGLARVPEEPGKMILTLYRA; encoded by the coding sequence GTGGATGATAAACTCTCAGTGATCGGCACCCATATCTGTACGGCAACGGACGATTTGTATCAGCTTGTCGATTTCTTGAACCGGAACCTCAAGGACAAGAATGTCATCTTTGGACTGGCCCGCGTCCCTGAGGAGCCGGGCAAAATGATTTTAACACTGTACAGGGCCTAG
- a CDS encoding alpha/beta hydrolase — protein sequence MAKTKETCLLIHGFTGLPSELEPLAQALRNTGYETILPRLAGHDGTFTGLRGVTAGDWIESALEPLRFAVSQGPVHLVGFSMGALIATILAGSHPVSSVTMLAPAIHYARPSLLLRQAEVFVKGRLQKESQEAWYLQQRPSGFLLTPLRSLEQFRLTVKLAKQHLPLVTVPTCVIQGDRDEIIDPKSADFVYEQVQSEHRELHHLPNSRHHVCLDVESDRVNEIVLQFLASAPVRRQTLTHGGASVLPRHK from the coding sequence ATGGCAAAGACGAAGGAAACTTGTCTGCTGATCCACGGATTTACGGGCCTGCCAAGCGAACTGGAACCGCTTGCACAAGCCTTGCGAAACACGGGTTACGAGACAATCCTGCCGAGGCTTGCGGGACATGACGGCACCTTCACAGGGCTTCGGGGCGTAACCGCCGGCGACTGGATTGAAAGTGCACTCGAACCGCTGCGCTTTGCGGTTTCGCAAGGACCCGTGCACCTCGTCGGCTTTTCGATGGGCGCGCTCATTGCGACGATTCTCGCAGGGTCACACCCCGTCTCCTCCGTGACGATGCTGGCGCCCGCCATCCACTATGCTCGGCCGTCTCTGCTGCTGAGACAGGCAGAAGTGTTCGTCAAGGGACGCCTGCAAAAGGAAAGCCAGGAGGCCTGGTACCTGCAGCAGCGACCGAGCGGATTTCTGCTGACGCCGCTTCGCAGCCTCGAGCAGTTTCGCCTGACCGTGAAACTGGCGAAGCAGCACCTGCCGCTCGTGACGGTGCCGACCTGCGTCATTCAGGGCGATCGCGACGAAATCATCGACCCGAAGAGTGCAGACTTCGTCTACGAACAAGTGCAGTCCGAGCATCGCGAGCTGCATCACCTGCCGAACTCGCGGCACCACGTCTGCCTCGATGTGGAATCAGACCGGGTGAACGAAATTGTGCTCCAGTTTCTCGCGTCCGCGCCAGTTCGGCGACAAACCCTGACGCACGGCGGCGCGTCGGTCCTGCCGCGGCACAAGTGA
- the asnS gene encoding asparagine--tRNA ligase codes for MTSTVTTIDQVGSYVGQSVTIQGWLYNKRSSGKIHFLQVRDGTGLIQCVAAKNDVSEETFALCAKLAQESSVYIQGIVRQDNRAQSGFEITVEHVTLVGDSSDYPITLKEHGVDFLLDHRHLWIRTPRQRAILKIRAEVLRAMSNYLDGHGFTRVDPPVLTPSSPEGTTELFQTQYFDEEAYLTQSGQMYAEAAAMALGKVYSMGPVFRAEKSKTRRHLIEFWMIEPEMAFVEHPENLRVQEEFVSHVVQHVLTYCTAELQTLGRDVSKLANVKPPFPRLTYDEAIEWLQKIGHEIAWGDDFGAPHETALAEQYDRPVFIERYPTQIKAFYMQPDPNRPEVVLCDDLLAPEGYGEIIGGSQRIHDFGLLQQRIETHQLPKEAYDWYLDLRKYGSVPHSGFGIGLERTVAWICGLEHVREAAPFPRLLYRLYP; via the coding sequence ATGACGAGCACAGTCACGACGATTGACCAGGTCGGCAGCTATGTCGGCCAATCCGTCACGATTCAGGGGTGGCTTTACAATAAGCGGTCCAGCGGCAAGATTCACTTCCTGCAGGTCCGGGACGGAACCGGCCTGATTCAGTGTGTGGCCGCCAAGAACGATGTCAGCGAAGAGACCTTCGCCTTGTGCGCAAAGCTCGCGCAGGAATCATCTGTGTACATACAAGGCATTGTCCGGCAAGACAACCGGGCCCAGTCCGGTTTTGAAATCACAGTCGAACACGTGACTCTGGTGGGCGATTCCAGCGACTACCCGATTACCCTCAAAGAGCACGGTGTGGATTTTCTGCTTGACCACCGGCACCTGTGGATTCGGACCCCTCGCCAGCGAGCGATTTTGAAAATCCGCGCCGAAGTGCTGCGCGCGATGTCGAATTACCTGGACGGGCACGGCTTTACGCGCGTCGACCCGCCGGTGCTGACGCCTTCTTCTCCAGAAGGAACGACAGAACTGTTTCAAACGCAGTATTTTGACGAAGAAGCGTACCTGACGCAGAGCGGGCAAATGTACGCCGAGGCCGCCGCCATGGCGCTGGGCAAGGTGTACTCGATGGGGCCGGTCTTCCGGGCGGAAAAGTCGAAGACGCGCCGGCACCTGATTGAATTTTGGATGATTGAACCAGAAATGGCCTTCGTCGAACACCCAGAAAACTTGCGTGTTCAGGAGGAGTTCGTTTCCCATGTCGTGCAGCACGTGTTGACCTACTGTACCGCCGAACTGCAAACCCTTGGCCGGGACGTGTCCAAGCTCGCCAATGTCAAGCCGCCGTTTCCACGCCTGACCTATGATGAGGCCATTGAGTGGCTGCAGAAGATCGGCCATGAAATCGCGTGGGGCGATGACTTTGGCGCGCCGCACGAGACCGCCTTGGCCGAGCAGTACGACCGGCCGGTCTTCATTGAGCGCTATCCAACGCAAATCAAGGCATTTTACATGCAGCCAGACCCGAATCGGCCGGAGGTGGTGCTGTGCGACGACCTGCTGGCCCCCGAAGGGTACGGCGAGATCATCGGCGGAAGTCAGCGCATTCACGACTTCGGGCTGTTGCAGCAGCGCATTGAAACACATCAGTTGCCGAAAGAAGCCTATGATTGGTACCTGGATTTACGCAAGTACGGGTCGGTACCGCATTCCGGATTCGGCATCGGACTGGAGCGCACCGTCGCGTGGATTTGCGGCCTCGAACACGTCCGCGAAGCGGCACCGTTCCCGCGGCTCTTGTATCGGCTGTATCCATAA
- a CDS encoding complex I NDUFA9 subunit family protein — MRIFVTGGTGYVGQVITRHLLANGHEVTLFIRPHGVRIPGPALHQAQVVEGDLFDIHSLTRAMKRHDAVVHLVGIIREQPRRGITMSRVHEEGTFAVLQAAAQASVPRLLHMSALGARPNAVSSYHKSKWKAEEFVRRSGLAYTIFRPSVVFGPGGPGPNFVAQLTDLVRKAPIVPVIGSGDTPLQPVSVETVAEAFCSALTKESAVGQTYELGGPAVVTYAEMLRMIAAACRKPFRPVHIPLPCMRLLALAFQRLPQFPITVDQLQMLAEGNVCSDAARAYADLQLRPIPFTVADST, encoded by the coding sequence GTGCGAATCTTCGTGACAGGCGGTACCGGGTATGTAGGCCAGGTTATAACGCGTCACCTTTTGGCAAACGGCCATGAGGTGACGCTGTTCATCCGGCCTCATGGCGTGCGCATCCCCGGCCCGGCGCTTCATCAGGCGCAGGTAGTTGAAGGGGACTTGTTTGATATACACAGCCTGACACGGGCCATGAAGCGCCACGATGCCGTCGTCCACCTTGTGGGCATCATCCGGGAACAGCCGCGCCGCGGCATCACAATGTCCCGCGTGCACGAAGAAGGAACCTTCGCCGTCCTGCAGGCGGCCGCGCAAGCCAGTGTCCCGCGGCTGCTGCACATGAGCGCGCTCGGTGCGCGCCCGAACGCCGTATCCTCGTACCACAAGAGCAAGTGGAAAGCGGAGGAGTTTGTCCGCCGGTCGGGCCTCGCCTATACGATTTTCCGCCCCTCCGTCGTTTTTGGGCCCGGCGGCCCCGGCCCAAACTTCGTGGCACAGCTGACCGATCTCGTCCGGAAAGCGCCCATTGTCCCCGTGATTGGCAGCGGAGACACCCCTCTGCAGCCCGTCTCGGTAGAAACCGTGGCGGAGGCATTCTGCAGCGCCCTGACCAAGGAGTCAGCGGTGGGGCAGACGTATGAACTGGGCGGGCCAGCGGTGGTCACCTACGCCGAAATGCTCCGGATGATCGCGGCCGCTTGCCGCAAACCGTTCCGCCCCGTTCACATCCCTCTGCCATGCATGCGCCTGCTCGCACTCGCCTTCCAGCGCTTGCCGCAGTTTCCCATCACGGTCGATCAACTGCAGATGCTCGCGGAAGGCAACGTGTGCAGCGACGCAGCGCGCGCGTACGCCGACTTACAGCTGCGCCCCATCCCGTTCACAGTTGCCGATTCGACCTGA